From one Takifugu rubripes chromosome 14, fTakRub1.2, whole genome shotgun sequence genomic stretch:
- the LOC115252404 gene encoding uncharacterized protein isoform X2: MLHHMIGGLAALILLSRLSQNEDVPHKIPVRVVNQGDNVTLTCPGSSDVTGFFLHKIKFGYLAQTFASGYSKVSLRGQFNTPRFTATTENSLHLFKIRNASKEDEATYLCQAGTAYEMSFTNGTVLIVNDHKGQNSLQVKQSKSVHPGGSVTLQCSLHSKKEKKRHTCPAEDNVYWIRLGSGESHPSIIYTPSHSSCEGEERSCFYTLSKTVNVSDKGTYYCAVDMCGQILFGGGTTQLPNARVQFVVVIGILSVCCVLLLAALIICSKRKPAVLTTGDPHSSAEDHLEDGELREESYVTLNFPSRKKRHAAKGELPPECIYSGVRG, from the exons ATGCTGCATCACATGATTGGAGGTCTGGCTGCTCTGATTCTCCTCAGTAGGTTAT CTCAAAATGAAGACGTTCCTCACAAGATCCCTGTGCGTGTGGTTAACCAGGGCGATAATGTCACCTTGACATGTCCAGGTTCTTCTGATGTAACTGGGTTTTTCTTACACAAAATAAAGTTCGGTTACTTAGCTCAGACATTTGCAAGTGGCTACAGCAAAGTGTCGCTCCGAGGACAGTTTAACACACCAAGATTTACAGCAACCACAGAGAATTCTCTGCATCTTTTTAAGATCAGAAACGCTTCCAAAGAAGATGAAGCGACATACTTGTGTCAAGCAGGAACAGCGTACGAAATGTCATTTACCAACGGAACAGTTTTGATTGTGAACG ACCACAAAGGTCAGAACTCGCTACAGGTGAAACAAAGCAAATCAGTCCACCCGGGTGGGTCGGTGACTCTCCAGTGCTCGCTCCACtccaagaaggaaaaaaaacggcACACGTGTCCAGCTGAAGACAATGTgtactggatcagactggggTCAGGAGAATCCCACCCCAGTATCATTTACACACCCagccacagcagctgtgaaggggaggaaagaagctgtttctatactttgtccAAAACGGTCAACGTCTCTGATAAAGGAACGTACTACTGCGCAGTGGACATGTGTGGGCAGATCCTTTTTGGTGGAGGAACCACGCAGCTGCCAA ATGCACGGGTCCAATTCGTTGTTGTGATCGGAATACTGTCCGTCTGctgcgtgctgctgctggctgctttaATCATCTGCAGTAAGC GAAAACCAGCAGTCCTCACGACTGGTGACCCCCACAGCTCAGCTGAGGATCATCTGGAG GATGGCGAGTTGAGAGAAGAGAGCTATGTAACGCTGAATTTCccctcaagaaagaaaaggcatgcagcaaagggggagttacccccagagtgcatttactctggtgtcagaggctga
- the LOC115252404 gene encoding uncharacterized protein isoform X4: MLHHMIGGLAALILLSRLSQNEDVPHKIPVRVVNQGDNVTLTCPGSSDVTGFFLHKIKFGYLAQTFASGYSKVSLRGQFNTPRFTATTENSLHLFKIRNASKEDEATYLCQAGTAYEMSFTNGTVLIVNDHKGQNSLQVKQSKSVHPGGSVTLQCSLHSKKEKKRHTCPAEDNVYWIRLGSGESHPSIIYTPSHSSCEGEERSCFYTLSKTVNVSDKGTYYCAVDMCGQILFGGGTTQLPTDARVQFVVVIGILSVCCVLLLAALIICSKRKPAVLTTGDPHSSAEDHLEVNICVDNVK; the protein is encoded by the exons ATGCTGCATCACATGATTGGAGGTCTGGCTGCTCTGATTCTCCTCAGTAGGTTAT CTCAAAATGAAGACGTTCCTCACAAGATCCCTGTGCGTGTGGTTAACCAGGGCGATAATGTCACCTTGACATGTCCAGGTTCTTCTGATGTAACTGGGTTTTTCTTACACAAAATAAAGTTCGGTTACTTAGCTCAGACATTTGCAAGTGGCTACAGCAAAGTGTCGCTCCGAGGACAGTTTAACACACCAAGATTTACAGCAACCACAGAGAATTCTCTGCATCTTTTTAAGATCAGAAACGCTTCCAAAGAAGATGAAGCGACATACTTGTGTCAAGCAGGAACAGCGTACGAAATGTCATTTACCAACGGAACAGTTTTGATTGTGAACG ACCACAAAGGTCAGAACTCGCTACAGGTGAAACAAAGCAAATCAGTCCACCCGGGTGGGTCGGTGACTCTCCAGTGCTCGCTCCACtccaagaaggaaaaaaaacggcACACGTGTCCAGCTGAAGACAATGTgtactggatcagactggggTCAGGAGAATCCCACCCCAGTATCATTTACACACCCagccacagcagctgtgaaggggaggaaagaagctgtttctatactttgtccAAAACGGTCAACGTCTCTGATAAAGGAACGTACTACTGCGCAGTGGACATGTGTGGGCAGATCCTTTTTGGTGGAGGAACCACGCAGCTGCCAA CAGATGCACGGGTCCAATTCGTTGTTGTGATCGGAATACTGTCCGTCTGctgcgtgctgctgctggctgctttaATCATCTGCAGTAAGC GAAAACCAGCAGTCCTCACGACTGGTGACCCCCACAGCTCAGCTGAGGATCATCTGGAGGTAAATATATGTGTGGATAATGTGAAATGA
- the LOC115252404 gene encoding uncharacterized protein isoform X3, which yields MLHHMIGGLAALILLSRLSQNEDVPHKIPVRVVNQGDNVTLTCPGSSDVTGFFLHKIKFGYLAQTFASGYSKVSLRGQFNTPRFTATTENSLHLFKIRNASKEDEATYLCQAGTAYEMSFTNGTVLIVNDHKGQNSLQVKQSKSVHPGGSVTLQCSLHSKKEKKRHTCPAEDNVYWIRLGSGESHPSIIYTPSHSSCEGEERSCFYTLSKTVNVSDKGTYYCAVDMCGQILFGGGTTQLPTDARVQFVVVIGILSVCCVLLLAALIICRKPAVLTTGDPHSSAEDHLEDGELREESYVTLNFPSRKKRHAAKGELPPECIYSGVRG from the exons ATGCTGCATCACATGATTGGAGGTCTGGCTGCTCTGATTCTCCTCAGTAGGTTAT CTCAAAATGAAGACGTTCCTCACAAGATCCCTGTGCGTGTGGTTAACCAGGGCGATAATGTCACCTTGACATGTCCAGGTTCTTCTGATGTAACTGGGTTTTTCTTACACAAAATAAAGTTCGGTTACTTAGCTCAGACATTTGCAAGTGGCTACAGCAAAGTGTCGCTCCGAGGACAGTTTAACACACCAAGATTTACAGCAACCACAGAGAATTCTCTGCATCTTTTTAAGATCAGAAACGCTTCCAAAGAAGATGAAGCGACATACTTGTGTCAAGCAGGAACAGCGTACGAAATGTCATTTACCAACGGAACAGTTTTGATTGTGAACG ACCACAAAGGTCAGAACTCGCTACAGGTGAAACAAAGCAAATCAGTCCACCCGGGTGGGTCGGTGACTCTCCAGTGCTCGCTCCACtccaagaaggaaaaaaaacggcACACGTGTCCAGCTGAAGACAATGTgtactggatcagactggggTCAGGAGAATCCCACCCCAGTATCATTTACACACCCagccacagcagctgtgaaggggaggaaagaagctgtttctatactttgtccAAAACGGTCAACGTCTCTGATAAAGGAACGTACTACTGCGCAGTGGACATGTGTGGGCAGATCCTTTTTGGTGGAGGAACCACGCAGCTGCCAA CAGATGCACGGGTCCAATTCGTTGTTGTGATCGGAATACTGTCCGTCTGctgcgtgctgctgctggctgctttaATCATCTGCA GAAAACCAGCAGTCCTCACGACTGGTGACCCCCACAGCTCAGCTGAGGATCATCTGGAG GATGGCGAGTTGAGAGAAGAGAGCTATGTAACGCTGAATTTCccctcaagaaagaaaaggcatgcagcaaagggggagttacccccagagtgcatttactctggtgtcagaggctga
- the LOC115252404 gene encoding uncharacterized protein isoform X1, whose protein sequence is MLHHMIGGLAALILLSRLSQNEDVPHKIPVRVVNQGDNVTLTCPGSSDVTGFFLHKIKFGYLAQTFASGYSKVSLRGQFNTPRFTATTENSLHLFKIRNASKEDEATYLCQAGTAYEMSFTNGTVLIVNDHKGQNSLQVKQSKSVHPGGSVTLQCSLHSKKEKKRHTCPAEDNVYWIRLGSGESHPSIIYTPSHSSCEGEERSCFYTLSKTVNVSDKGTYYCAVDMCGQILFGGGTTQLPTDARVQFVVVIGILSVCCVLLLAALIICSKRKPAVLTTGDPHSSAEDHLEDGELREESYVTLNFPSRKKRHAAKGELPPECIYSGVRG, encoded by the exons ATGCTGCATCACATGATTGGAGGTCTGGCTGCTCTGATTCTCCTCAGTAGGTTAT CTCAAAATGAAGACGTTCCTCACAAGATCCCTGTGCGTGTGGTTAACCAGGGCGATAATGTCACCTTGACATGTCCAGGTTCTTCTGATGTAACTGGGTTTTTCTTACACAAAATAAAGTTCGGTTACTTAGCTCAGACATTTGCAAGTGGCTACAGCAAAGTGTCGCTCCGAGGACAGTTTAACACACCAAGATTTACAGCAACCACAGAGAATTCTCTGCATCTTTTTAAGATCAGAAACGCTTCCAAAGAAGATGAAGCGACATACTTGTGTCAAGCAGGAACAGCGTACGAAATGTCATTTACCAACGGAACAGTTTTGATTGTGAACG ACCACAAAGGTCAGAACTCGCTACAGGTGAAACAAAGCAAATCAGTCCACCCGGGTGGGTCGGTGACTCTCCAGTGCTCGCTCCACtccaagaaggaaaaaaaacggcACACGTGTCCAGCTGAAGACAATGTgtactggatcagactggggTCAGGAGAATCCCACCCCAGTATCATTTACACACCCagccacagcagctgtgaaggggaggaaagaagctgtttctatactttgtccAAAACGGTCAACGTCTCTGATAAAGGAACGTACTACTGCGCAGTGGACATGTGTGGGCAGATCCTTTTTGGTGGAGGAACCACGCAGCTGCCAA CAGATGCACGGGTCCAATTCGTTGTTGTGATCGGAATACTGTCCGTCTGctgcgtgctgctgctggctgctttaATCATCTGCAGTAAGC GAAAACCAGCAGTCCTCACGACTGGTGACCCCCACAGCTCAGCTGAGGATCATCTGGAG GATGGCGAGTTGAGAGAAGAGAGCTATGTAACGCTGAATTTCccctcaagaaagaaaaggcatgcagcaaagggggagttacccccagagtgcatttactctggtgtcagaggctga